A window of the Pongo abelii isolate AG06213 chromosome 10, NHGRI_mPonAbe1-v2.0_pri, whole genome shotgun sequence genome harbors these coding sequences:
- the LOC129049350 gene encoding immediate early response 3-interacting protein 1-like: protein MGAWMVMAFTLYSLLQAALLCVSAIAMLHEERFLKSIGWRIDQRIGGFGEEPGIKSQLMNRIQSVTTVMRMPLIIVNSIAIVLLLLFG, encoded by the coding sequence ATGGGAGCTTGGATGGTCATGGCCTTTACCTTGTACTCACTGCTGCAGGCAGCCCTGCTCTGTGTCAGTGCCATCGCCATGCTGCACGAAGAGAGATTCCTCAAGAGCATTGGCTGGAGAATAGACCAGAGAATTGGTGGATTCGGGGAGGAGCCAGGAATTAAATCTCAGCTAATGAACCGTATTCAATCTGTAACAACTGTGATGAGAATGCCATTGATAATAGTAAATTCAATTGCAATTgtgttacttttattatttggATGA